In Lolium perenne isolate Kyuss_39 chromosome 5, Kyuss_2.0, whole genome shotgun sequence, the sequence tcgagcatgaaattttctcgagtagtcgccttttcagcctcggaagcagcaatttccttagcagccacggcctcgcgagcttgctgaagtgcaactttttcggcttcagatgacttacgagatttttccatcatcacaagagtttgcttctttgcatactgaagttgctgccgaagttcatccaattctcgtggcaaagaatcttcgacaggtgtggcatcagcaagagttctcttcaagcaagaggaagaaggcgaaacattggaaggagcggaagatggagtatagttatcaaataccaactgaaatataataaaacaagacaacatcaatcaacaagcaaaaaatagagtcttcattaatcttccggaataattacaaaggccttacaatggagctaacgaagtacgtgtcgccaaataactactttggcgacaagagcaaaagaaacagagaaagaaaaacgaagaggcatgcaactagacctccggccttgatgagctaggagtcgaagctggtttgatcccgagataagccaagattttcttcgtgttgggcttggctgccttaatcagggacctccaccttgattgctctatctgatcggtgtcgccaacttttgtCCAATCAACAAATTGTTGGCTGTCGCAACTGTGAGCAACAGTgccttcgacagcaatcttcatattttcttggcgcattttcagtccaaggtcttctggtgaattgaacatcttggcaagggtaaggaaagtcgggggctcctctttcttcgggaagaagtaggggaacagcgccgacaaacatgcattagcatttgccacgccttcacgaatttcggacccatgaagctccagataggaaagtgcgtcaaggagagggtcatcgacaggattctccagatcaaaatcttggtttgtttggtctgccaaggaaacaaacgttggtcaacaacaagaaacagcggttctcataaaaatagaagggatcaataatattactgtgagtgcgtcgactttgtgatttcaggcgcttgaggatcccctgttcacgagaagcttgtgcagctttgtgctcgtttaaggcagatgcagcatcctcaagtcttttctgcagttcctcgacactagcagcttttgctttggcttcatcagcctcggctttggcttcgctagcaacaagttcggctttcaagcgagccgcctcactctgttcaagtttttgagcaagtgcgtcggcacgtttgttggcctctgcaagtttctctgtcgagatataaaaaaaaaaaaaaaaagatcaaaaatcgcgacaagcaacaggagcaaaaagtcaagaaaaaatggcaagtataaaagttgattaccttcggctctgctagcatactcacgatacccaataaattgggatccgatgcggagaagctctttgatcataggctgttaaagaagaacacagcaagagaaacatcggcatgaaaaagatagtgaaggcgtgaaaaagcaaaataaaggaaataaagatatcgacaaacttacatcatctaagagcagagtcgacgagctgcccaattgaggaaCAGGTTCAAcaattgtttcaatccttgtcctttttggtgaaggagcaagggggcttgctggcggagttgtggtgacgacgttttgttgaggaggcgaggattcttctccttcaactagcgtatctgaggcaagtacagtatgtgacgtgcttgtccgaggagccacgtcaacagttggtacttcttcct encodes:
- the LOC139831628 gene encoding uncharacterized protein; translation: MALKRKAPAKVAKAPTKAPPKLRIVALKEKLMTPFITILLWLPFLLFLRMEKSKNRLSLPKTPKVLLFLKVKSQVLTNLRLPMKKKLNLKPASRRNPFLLLFPQGTKGKGMMPRILALLRLKKLFLLIRRQLMILILNPSSARKSPLFLPFSVLEEFILSCFLCCRFLINSDDEEEVPTVDVAPRTSTSHTVLASDTLVEGEESSPPQQNVVTTTPPASPLAPSPKRTRIETIVEPVPQLGSSSTLLLDDPMIKELLRIGSQFIGYREYASRAEEKLAEANKRADALAQKLEQSEAARLKAELVASEAKAEADEAKAKAASVEELQKRLEDAASALNEHKAAQASREQGILKRLKSQSRRTHNQTNQDFDLENPVDDPLLDALSYLELHGSEIREGVANANACLSALFPYFFPKKEEPPTFLTLAKMFNSPEDLGLKMRQENMKIAPTIC